In the genome of Ptychodera flava strain L36383 chromosome 13, AS_Pfla_20210202, whole genome shotgun sequence, one region contains:
- the LOC139147295 gene encoding WD repeat-containing protein 97-like isoform X1, with product MSLAQARKFLDSTQKKPGQKENETKAQFYWRKLRETIRFTVKNVYRSDLKSVVIGHGVHHVRKLNHINEITDVLYNPEAKEYLTVDCKGINIFHLDGRKKDFIQPDEEFTRLIHAKEVNEYIGWTPGGDELLLLSDEFELISVGKVPQKIYAVVYNEQCNEIVTAGVGNVTSWSFRYAAKHLIPRKMAKEGLTAQDIFPLISLEDTASRAQRAFTACGTAVAVFNLYEGKLVTYKRDLHVRNITSLLFFNPLKCLITAARDGTIKMWDETWHLKLVFVGHSGAVSCLAVYPYGPYIISGSHDCTLRVWSLETCDEVDMIETAEPVDGLGTVLKCDNVHSYSAFTVSLWKIRDIHTMHTAIGHKIDAIRLTNRPEPECPRRALVVTRDATVRVVAPSNGNVITSLIVDRKVGVVDAIYAQAEETLFVALKNGDMVLANTKVNPSVVKHTWKGSEGSEREHFNCLCLYEYIVENSLETDVWKGLFRSAKVTVQSPMKSSKMRGKDRTLVMGGRKDGYLAVLDWDTMEVTYKIEAHGYKGVLSLLANSKDDQLISAGLDPETSSNNVIKVWRVFPFAEESLAPLMSFYCANTPLHMSVMRSCLMVAFQEPSTATYSIVKYDINSKNRFDHSPNEDHIDDVTGLSCCPRMQVTASCSSDGTLRIWNEANRLIRIVKLNAMPTSLCFCSEKGDLLIGIGKHLHRIEHYKYMPKAYMMKMVSMHFPDEIDEDPLPYDGDLIHYMTHEDVKRLKHAHSSLYKFDHFVDVLTDEENEELTREKKTKEKEYAMLEARDSELRKIRDGKIALKKKPRPPPRVREEAFQKYLELLPRPEQIFVPKDDYFNPNAFMDVPDIQGEAPYREFSPMGFFPNPASIVREEDEEEDGVKVTRKRPLPINPSGFIPNSVLIRLLWKEEDTAQMKSDSWRPPALSEDQLAEINARKRPKDEDIERVFVWSDEEEEYVFPSPTPTPEAKKIEDMVEQEEREKAELEKPKSVPKSRVLKQLDIDMTRSPSPKELEVDVETPPPTPPPEEPKEEPKEEPKPPPKPKPVQPRKPIQKLIAKPKPKTPSPEPPPPPTPSPPRPPTPLPGFITQFRGAEWFEKYFPNAGPSTFPKPWTVSAFTTTLLKLEKIADYEMKTQIADAMMTLHVQDGLANSQQVADTILGLLNSSSPPTVQDEEQKAFILHALRLLQGLGSRDEATVVQMIVQYLDGDEEIRTQVRNLFIQMGVQDPHNYFFKELDSWEVWNLDEANHRTELQAMAKNWVQKWTELFKNHIRRTIELLKKGKVTGKIAKLPGKGRQTSPSEPSRGILKKDDEDSSGDRVSTAGSSEKDRLTPRPLSQTRPIMVTFDAPPDQATIDNATPVEAINYFCEMQLEKHMERLRAAETPAASKVKEDVKKNTVLVLPKIKSESNHLVNREQDEPSDLESEARDQVADLPTKSPLSEGDESDVVEFKTSRELFEEMKREKEKEQRQQREKERQEKREKKKSPKKPTPPLPESRKKEKDSKPSLVRLGETHTSKCRPHRETSLAAIEFKLPSIYPGKRMEYDGMYGFTPKIDLPMKTVVMNPFPSPADYYEQYHQPILLSLKSSQKYFVPSQSYIKPTELI from the exons ATGAGCCTTGCACAAGCAAGGAAGTTCCTGGACTCAACCCAGAAGAAACCTGGACAAAAGGAAAATGAAACCAAAGCCCAGTTCTATTGGAGAAAACTTCGAGAAACAATTAGATTTACAGTGAAAAATGTTTACAGGTCTGACCTGAAAAGTGTTGTCATAGGACATGGTGTGCATCATGTGAGGAAACTAAATCATATCAATGAGATAACTGATGTGTTATACAACCCAGAAGCTAAG GAGTACTTGACCGTTGACTGTAAGGGTATCAACATTTTCCATTTGGATggaagaaagaaagactttaTTCAGCCAGATGAAGAGTTTACCAGACTGATCCATGCCAAGGAAGTCAATGAATACATTGGCTGGACACCAGGTGGAGATGAACTACTTTTGTTGTCTGATGAATTTGAACTTATTTCTGTCGGCAAAGTACCTCAGAAGATTTATGCCGTCGTGTACAATGAGCAGTGTAATGAAATAGTTACTGCTGGTGTTGGCAATGTTACA tCATGGAGCTTTCGATATGCAGCCAAGCACCTTATCCCGAGGAAGATGGCCAAAGAGGGTCTGACTGCTCAAGACATCTTTCCACTAATCTCACTGGAGGACACAGCCAGCAGAGCTCAGAGAGCTTTCACAGCATGTGGTACTGCAGTTGCAGTGTTCAATCTTTATGAAGGCAAACTAGTCACATACAAAAGAGACCTTCATGTCAGGAATATTACAAG CTTGCTGTTCTTCAACCCACTGAAGTGTTTGATCACAGCAGCCAGAGATGGAACTATCAAAATGTGGGATGAAACATGGCATTTGAAGCTAGTCTTTGTAGGCCACAGTGGTGCTGTTAGCTGTCTGGCTGTCTATCCATATGGACCATACATCATCTCAGGGTCCCATGACTGTACACTCAGAGTATGGAGTTTAGAAACCTGTGATGAAGTGGACAT gaTTGAAACTGCAGAACCTGTTGATGGTCTAGGTACAGTCCTCAAATGTGACAATGTACACAGCTATTCAGCATTCACCGTCTCTCTGTGGAAAATCCGGGATATACACACCATGCACACAGCAATAGG ACATAAAATAGATGCAATACGGCTCACAAACAGACCTGAACCTGAG TGCCCACGACGTGCGTTAGTAGTAACTAGAGATGCAACAGTCAGAGTGGTTGCACCCAGCAATGGAAATGTCATCACATCACTGATTGTGGATAGGAAAGTTGGAGTTGTGGATGCAATTTATGCCCAAGCAGAAG AAACATTATTTGTTGCTCTGAAGAATGGTGACATGGTACTGGCTAACACAAAAGTCAATCCCAGTGTTGTCAAGCATACATGGAAGGGCAGTGAAGGAAGTG AAAGAGAACATTTCAACTGCCTGTGTTTGTATGAATACATTGTGGAGAACTCCCTGGAAACTGATGTGTGGAAAGGACTGTTCAGGTCGGCCAAGGTCACAGTTCAAAGTCCCATGAAAAGTTCCAAGATGAGAGGCAAGGACAGAACACTGGTCATGGGTGGTCGTAAAGATGGCTACTTGGCTGTATTGGACTGGGACACCATGGAAGTCACCTACAAAATTGAG GCGCATGGCTACAAGGGTGTTCTGAGTCTTCTTGCCAACTCTAAAGATGATCAGCTCATCTCAGCTGGTCTAG ATCCTGAGACTTCGAGTA ACAATGTCATCAAAGTGTGGCGGGTATTTCCATTTGCTGAAGAGTCCCTGGCACCGCTGATGTCGTTTTACTGTGCAAATACTCCACTACACATGTCAGTCATGAGAAGTTGCTTGATGGTTGCTTTTCAAGAGCCGTCTACTGCCACCTACAGCATTGTCAAATATGACATCAATTCCAAAA atCGGTTTGATCACAGTCCAAACGAAGACCACATTGATGATGTTACAGGGCTCAGTTGCTGCCCTAGAATGCAGGTGACCGCTTCCTGCAGCTCTGACGGCACACTTAGAATATGGAATGAAGCTAACAGACTCATTag GATCGTCAAGCTGAACGCAATGCCCACAAGTCTGTGCTTCTGCAGTGAGAAAGGTGACCTGCTGATAGGAATAGGCAAACATTTACACAGGATTGAACACTACAAAT ATATGCCCAAAGCATACATGATGAAGATGGTATCCATGCATTTTCCTGATGAGATTGATGAAGATCCTTTACCCTATGACGGTGATTTGATACACTACATGACCCATGAAGATGTCAAGAGACTCAAACATGCACACTCCTCACTCTACAA ATTtgatcattttgtggatgttctcactgatgaagaaaatgaaGAGCTTACTAGAGAAAAGAAGACGAAGGAAAAA GAGTATGCCATGTTGGAAGCCAGAGACAGTGAATTGAGGAAGATTCGAGATGGAAAGATTGCACTGAAGAAGAAACCAAGACCACCTCCAAGAGTTAGAGAAGAGGCTTTTCAGAAATACTTAGAGTTACTTCCAAGGCCAGaacaaatattt GTACCCAAAGATGATTACTTCAACCCCAATGCATTCATGGATGTGCCAGACATTCAAG GAGAGGCACCGTACCGTGAGTTTTCCCCAATGGGTTTCTTTCCTAATCCTGCCTCCATCGTGCGGGAAGAAGATGAGGAAGAGGACGGAGTCAAAGTCACAAGGAAGAGACCTCTCCCCATCAACCCTTCGGGCTTCATTCCCAATTCCGTCCTTATACGTTTACTGTGGAAAGAGGAGGACACGGCACAGATGAAATCTGACTCATGGAGGCCGCCAGCATTGAGTGAAGATCAGTTAGCAGAGATTAATGCCAGAAAAAGG CCCAAGGACGAGGATATCGAG CGAGTTTTCGTCTGGAGTGATGAAGAAGAg GAGTATGTGTTTCCATCACCTACGCCAACTCCAGAG GCCAAGAAGATTGAAGACATGGTTGAACAAGAGGAGCGTGAGAAAGCCGAACTGGAAAAACCCAAATCAGTACCCAAATCACGGGTCCTCAAACAACTTGACATTGATATGACAAGGTCACCTTCACCCAAGGAATTGGAGGTGGATGTTGAAACCCCACCTCCCACCCCACCCCCTGAAGAACCTAAAGAAGAGCCCAAGGAGGAGCCCAAACCACCCCCTAAACCAAAACCTGTGCAACCCAGGAAACCCATTCAGAAGCTCATAGCCAAACCCAAGCCTAAAACACCCAGTCCTGAACCCCCACCTCCACCGACCCCATCACCCCCAAGACCGCCAACTCCTCTACCAGGATTTATTACACAGTTCAGAGGTGCTGAGTGGTTTGAAAAATACTTCCCAAATGCTGGACCAAGT ACCTTTCCCAAACCCTGGACAGTGTCAGCATTCACCACTACTCTGCTGAAACTGGAAAAGATTGCAGACTACGAGATGAAAACTCAGATTGCAGATGCCATGATGACACTCCACGTCCAGGACGGGCTGGCAAACTCCCAGCAGGTTGCCGACACCATACTTGGTTTATTGAACTCATCCTCCCCACCCACAGTACAAGACGAGGAACAGAAAGCATTCATTCTACATGCGTTGAGATTGTTACAGGGTCTAGGATCACGTGATGAAGCCACTGTGGTACAGATGATTGTACAGTACTTGGATGGAGATGAAGAGATAAG GACACAAGTGCGTAATCTGTTCATTCAAATGGGAGTCCAGGATCCTCACAATTATTTCTTCAAAGAATTGGATTCCTGGGAAGTGTGGAATCTGGACGAAGCCAATCACAGGACAGAACTGCAAGCCATGGCAAAGAATTGGGTTCAAAAATGGACGGAActattcaag AACCACATCAGGCGAACCATTGAACTCTTGAAGAAGGGCAAAGTGACTGGCAAGATAGCCAAGCTGCCAGGCAAAGGGCGGCAAACTTCACCTTCTGAACCCTCTAGAGGCATCTTAAAAAAG gatgaTGAAGACAGTTCGGGAGACAGAGTGTCTACTGCTGGTAGTAGTGAGAAAGACAGGCTGACCCCAAGACCACTGTCGCAGACCAGGCCTATCATGG TCACTTTTGATGCCCCACCAGACCAGGCAACCATTGACAATGCCACACCCGTTGAGGCCATCAATTATTTCTGTGAAATGCAACTTGAGAAGCACATGGAAAGACTGAGAGCCGCGGAGACCCCTGCAGCCAGCAAAGTGAAAGAGGATGTAAAGAAAAACACTGTACTTGTCTTGCCAAAGATTAAAAG TGAAAGCAATCATTTAGTAAACag GGAGCAGGATGAACCGTCAGATCTTGAAAGTGAAGCCAG GGACCAAGTTGCTGATCTTCCAACAAAGTCTCCTCTCTCAGAGGGAGATGAGAG CGATGTGGTGGAGTTTAAAACATCAAG AGAGCTTTTCGAGGAAATGAAAAG GGAGAAAGAAAAGGAGCAACGACagcagagagaaaaagaaagacaagaaaaaCGAGAGAAAAAGAAATCGCCAAAGAAACCTACACCACCTCTACCAGAAAG CAGGAAGAAAGAAAAAGACAG TAAACCAAGCTTGGTACGTCTTGGGGAAACTCATACCAGCAAATGCAGACCACACAGGGAGACTTCATTAGCGGCAATAG AGTTCAAACTACCTTCCATATATCCGGGCAAACGAATGGAATACGATGGAATGTACGGCTTCACACCTAAGATAGATCTGCCCATGAAGACAGTAGTGATGAATCCATTTCCAAGCCCAGCTGACTACTACGAACAGTATCATCAGCCCATACTGCTGAGCCTCAAATCCtcacagaaatattttgttccTAGCCAGTCATACATCAAACCAACTGAGCTGATTTAG
- the LOC139147295 gene encoding WD repeat-containing protein 97-like isoform X10 — protein sequence MSLAQARKFLDSTQKKPGQKENETKAQFYWRKLRETIRFTVKNVYRSDLKSVVIGHGVHHVRKLNHINEITDVLYNPEAKEYLTVDCKGINIFHLDGRKKDFIQPDEEFTRLIHAKEVNEYIGWTPGGDELLLLSDEFELISVGKVPQKIYAVVYNEQCNEIVTAGVGNVTSWSFRYAAKHLIPRKMAKEGLTAQDIFPLISLEDTASRAQRAFTACGTAVAVFNLYEGKLVTYKRDLHVRNITSLLFFNPLKCLITAARDGTIKMWDETWHLKLVFVGHSGAVSCLAVYPYGPYIISGSHDCTLRVWSLETCDEVDMIETAEPVDGLGTVLKCDNVHSYSAFTVSLWKIRDIHTMHTAIGHKIDAIRLTNRPEPECPRRALVVTRDATVRVVAPSNGNVITSLIVDRKVGVVDAIYAQAEETLFVALKNGDMVLANTKVNPSVVKHTWKGSEGSEREHFNCLCLYEYIVENSLETDVWKGLFRSAKVTVQSPMKSSKMRGKDRTLVMGGRKDGYLAVLDWDTMEVTYKIEAHGYKGVLSLLANSKDDQLISAGLDPETSSNNVIKVWRVFPFAEESLAPLMSFYCANTPLHMSVMRSCLMVAFQEPSTATYSIVKYDINSKNRFDHSPNEDHIDDVTGLSCCPRMQVTASCSSDGTLRIWNEANRLIRIVKLNAMPTSLCFCSEKGDLLIGIGKHLHRIEHYKYMPKAYMMKMVSMHFPDEIDEDPLPYDGDLIHYMTHEDVKRLKHAHSSLYKFDHFVDVLTDEENEELTREKKTKEKEYAMLEARDSELRKIRDGKIALKKKPRPPPRVREEAFQKYLELLPRPEQIFVPKDDYFNPNAFMDVPDIQGEAPYREFSPMGFFPNPASIVREEDEEEDGVKVTRKRPLPINPSGFIPNSVLIRLLWKEEDTAQMKSDSWRPPALSEDQLAEINARKRPKDEDIERVFVWSDEEEAKKIEDMVEQEEREKAELEKPKSVPKSRVLKQLDIDMTRSPSPKELEVDVETPPPTPPPEEPKEEPKEEPKPPPKPKPVQPRKPIQKLIAKPKPKTPSPEPPPPPTPSPPRPPTPLPGFITQFRGAEWFEKYFPNAGPSTFPKPWTVSAFTTTLLKLEKIADYEMKTQIADAMMTLHVQDGLANSQQVADTILGLLNSSSPPTVQDEEQKAFILHALRLLQGLGSRDEATVVQMIVQYLDGDEEIRTQVRNLFIQMGVQDPHNYFFKELDSWEVWNLDEANHRTELQAMAKNWVQKWTELFKNHIRRTIELLKKGKVTGKIAKLPGKGRQTSPSEPSRGILKKDDEDSSGDRVSTAGSSEKDRLTPRPLSQTRPIMVTFDAPPDQATIDNATPVEAINYFCEMQLEKHMERLRAAETPAASKVKEDVKKNTVLVLPKIKSKPSLVRLGETHTSKCRPHRETSLAAIEFKLPSIYPGKRMEYDGMYGFTPKIDLPMKTVVMNPFPSPADYYEQYHQPILLSLKSSQKYFVPSQSYIKPTELI from the exons ATGAGCCTTGCACAAGCAAGGAAGTTCCTGGACTCAACCCAGAAGAAACCTGGACAAAAGGAAAATGAAACCAAAGCCCAGTTCTATTGGAGAAAACTTCGAGAAACAATTAGATTTACAGTGAAAAATGTTTACAGGTCTGACCTGAAAAGTGTTGTCATAGGACATGGTGTGCATCATGTGAGGAAACTAAATCATATCAATGAGATAACTGATGTGTTATACAACCCAGAAGCTAAG GAGTACTTGACCGTTGACTGTAAGGGTATCAACATTTTCCATTTGGATggaagaaagaaagactttaTTCAGCCAGATGAAGAGTTTACCAGACTGATCCATGCCAAGGAAGTCAATGAATACATTGGCTGGACACCAGGTGGAGATGAACTACTTTTGTTGTCTGATGAATTTGAACTTATTTCTGTCGGCAAAGTACCTCAGAAGATTTATGCCGTCGTGTACAATGAGCAGTGTAATGAAATAGTTACTGCTGGTGTTGGCAATGTTACA tCATGGAGCTTTCGATATGCAGCCAAGCACCTTATCCCGAGGAAGATGGCCAAAGAGGGTCTGACTGCTCAAGACATCTTTCCACTAATCTCACTGGAGGACACAGCCAGCAGAGCTCAGAGAGCTTTCACAGCATGTGGTACTGCAGTTGCAGTGTTCAATCTTTATGAAGGCAAACTAGTCACATACAAAAGAGACCTTCATGTCAGGAATATTACAAG CTTGCTGTTCTTCAACCCACTGAAGTGTTTGATCACAGCAGCCAGAGATGGAACTATCAAAATGTGGGATGAAACATGGCATTTGAAGCTAGTCTTTGTAGGCCACAGTGGTGCTGTTAGCTGTCTGGCTGTCTATCCATATGGACCATACATCATCTCAGGGTCCCATGACTGTACACTCAGAGTATGGAGTTTAGAAACCTGTGATGAAGTGGACAT gaTTGAAACTGCAGAACCTGTTGATGGTCTAGGTACAGTCCTCAAATGTGACAATGTACACAGCTATTCAGCATTCACCGTCTCTCTGTGGAAAATCCGGGATATACACACCATGCACACAGCAATAGG ACATAAAATAGATGCAATACGGCTCACAAACAGACCTGAACCTGAG TGCCCACGACGTGCGTTAGTAGTAACTAGAGATGCAACAGTCAGAGTGGTTGCACCCAGCAATGGAAATGTCATCACATCACTGATTGTGGATAGGAAAGTTGGAGTTGTGGATGCAATTTATGCCCAAGCAGAAG AAACATTATTTGTTGCTCTGAAGAATGGTGACATGGTACTGGCTAACACAAAAGTCAATCCCAGTGTTGTCAAGCATACATGGAAGGGCAGTGAAGGAAGTG AAAGAGAACATTTCAACTGCCTGTGTTTGTATGAATACATTGTGGAGAACTCCCTGGAAACTGATGTGTGGAAAGGACTGTTCAGGTCGGCCAAGGTCACAGTTCAAAGTCCCATGAAAAGTTCCAAGATGAGAGGCAAGGACAGAACACTGGTCATGGGTGGTCGTAAAGATGGCTACTTGGCTGTATTGGACTGGGACACCATGGAAGTCACCTACAAAATTGAG GCGCATGGCTACAAGGGTGTTCTGAGTCTTCTTGCCAACTCTAAAGATGATCAGCTCATCTCAGCTGGTCTAG ATCCTGAGACTTCGAGTA ACAATGTCATCAAAGTGTGGCGGGTATTTCCATTTGCTGAAGAGTCCCTGGCACCGCTGATGTCGTTTTACTGTGCAAATACTCCACTACACATGTCAGTCATGAGAAGTTGCTTGATGGTTGCTTTTCAAGAGCCGTCTACTGCCACCTACAGCATTGTCAAATATGACATCAATTCCAAAA atCGGTTTGATCACAGTCCAAACGAAGACCACATTGATGATGTTACAGGGCTCAGTTGCTGCCCTAGAATGCAGGTGACCGCTTCCTGCAGCTCTGACGGCACACTTAGAATATGGAATGAAGCTAACAGACTCATTag GATCGTCAAGCTGAACGCAATGCCCACAAGTCTGTGCTTCTGCAGTGAGAAAGGTGACCTGCTGATAGGAATAGGCAAACATTTACACAGGATTGAACACTACAAAT ATATGCCCAAAGCATACATGATGAAGATGGTATCCATGCATTTTCCTGATGAGATTGATGAAGATCCTTTACCCTATGACGGTGATTTGATACACTACATGACCCATGAAGATGTCAAGAGACTCAAACATGCACACTCCTCACTCTACAA ATTtgatcattttgtggatgttctcactgatgaagaaaatgaaGAGCTTACTAGAGAAAAGAAGACGAAGGAAAAA GAGTATGCCATGTTGGAAGCCAGAGACAGTGAATTGAGGAAGATTCGAGATGGAAAGATTGCACTGAAGAAGAAACCAAGACCACCTCCAAGAGTTAGAGAAGAGGCTTTTCAGAAATACTTAGAGTTACTTCCAAGGCCAGaacaaatattt GTACCCAAAGATGATTACTTCAACCCCAATGCATTCATGGATGTGCCAGACATTCAAG GAGAGGCACCGTACCGTGAGTTTTCCCCAATGGGTTTCTTTCCTAATCCTGCCTCCATCGTGCGGGAAGAAGATGAGGAAGAGGACGGAGTCAAAGTCACAAGGAAGAGACCTCTCCCCATCAACCCTTCGGGCTTCATTCCCAATTCCGTCCTTATACGTTTACTGTGGAAAGAGGAGGACACGGCACAGATGAAATCTGACTCATGGAGGCCGCCAGCATTGAGTGAAGATCAGTTAGCAGAGATTAATGCCAGAAAAAGG CCCAAGGACGAGGATATCGAG CGAGTTTTCGTCTGGAGTGATGAAGAAGAg GCCAAGAAGATTGAAGACATGGTTGAACAAGAGGAGCGTGAGAAAGCCGAACTGGAAAAACCCAAATCAGTACCCAAATCACGGGTCCTCAAACAACTTGACATTGATATGACAAGGTCACCTTCACCCAAGGAATTGGAGGTGGATGTTGAAACCCCACCTCCCACCCCACCCCCTGAAGAACCTAAAGAAGAGCCCAAGGAGGAGCCCAAACCACCCCCTAAACCAAAACCTGTGCAACCCAGGAAACCCATTCAGAAGCTCATAGCCAAACCCAAGCCTAAAACACCCAGTCCTGAACCCCCACCTCCACCGACCCCATCACCCCCAAGACCGCCAACTCCTCTACCAGGATTTATTACACAGTTCAGAGGTGCTGAGTGGTTTGAAAAATACTTCCCAAATGCTGGACCAAGT ACCTTTCCCAAACCCTGGACAGTGTCAGCATTCACCACTACTCTGCTGAAACTGGAAAAGATTGCAGACTACGAGATGAAAACTCAGATTGCAGATGCCATGATGACACTCCACGTCCAGGACGGGCTGGCAAACTCCCAGCAGGTTGCCGACACCATACTTGGTTTATTGAACTCATCCTCCCCACCCACAGTACAAGACGAGGAACAGAAAGCATTCATTCTACATGCGTTGAGATTGTTACAGGGTCTAGGATCACGTGATGAAGCCACTGTGGTACAGATGATTGTACAGTACTTGGATGGAGATGAAGAGATAAG GACACAAGTGCGTAATCTGTTCATTCAAATGGGAGTCCAGGATCCTCACAATTATTTCTTCAAAGAATTGGATTCCTGGGAAGTGTGGAATCTGGACGAAGCCAATCACAGGACAGAACTGCAAGCCATGGCAAAGAATTGGGTTCAAAAATGGACGGAActattcaag AACCACATCAGGCGAACCATTGAACTCTTGAAGAAGGGCAAAGTGACTGGCAAGATAGCCAAGCTGCCAGGCAAAGGGCGGCAAACTTCACCTTCTGAACCCTCTAGAGGCATCTTAAAAAAG gatgaTGAAGACAGTTCGGGAGACAGAGTGTCTACTGCTGGTAGTAGTGAGAAAGACAGGCTGACCCCAAGACCACTGTCGCAGACCAGGCCTATCATGG TCACTTTTGATGCCCCACCAGACCAGGCAACCATTGACAATGCCACACCCGTTGAGGCCATCAATTATTTCTGTGAAATGCAACTTGAGAAGCACATGGAAAGACTGAGAGCCGCGGAGACCCCTGCAGCCAGCAAAGTGAAAGAGGATGTAAAGAAAAACACTGTACTTGTCTTGCCAAAGATTAAAAG TAAACCAAGCTTGGTACGTCTTGGGGAAACTCATACCAGCAAATGCAGACCACACAGGGAGACTTCATTAGCGGCAATAG AGTTCAAACTACCTTCCATATATCCGGGCAAACGAATGGAATACGATGGAATGTACGGCTTCACACCTAAGATAGATCTGCCCATGAAGACAGTAGTGATGAATCCATTTCCAAGCCCAGCTGACTACTACGAACAGTATCATCAGCCCATACTGCTGAGCCTCAAATCCtcacagaaatattttgttccTAGCCAGTCATACATCAAACCAACTGAGCTGATTTAG